A portion of the Deinococcus peraridilitoris DSM 19664 genome contains these proteins:
- a CDS encoding AAA family ATPase, which translates to MKPLKLAVQGFTCFRQHVEIDFEHLELYAIQGPTGSGKSSLLDAVMYALYGQTPRLGKIGHDALISQGERGLSISLEFESAGARYRVARARGRRQADNEVRFETWNGERFVTLTETKKAETQLAIEKVVGLNFDSFTRAVVLPQGQFDRFLRGTGKERQELLGALLDLDHYRRMAEVAGERKAALSADLRAQQTLLDGEYASLTPEVLDGWRTEVRLAEEAAEQGQSVREQLSARVAELAQIGALHAQLRAARASLSELEERRAATNEALERARRARRVAGVLPRIEARDRAQSRAERAMAEVSAARQTRDERVVGVRAALQQSQEAQSALQECPALQRRADGLHEAERKLAVLRRHGGSLGLTDPSPRAWDEDAFVQARERVNFQQQLSVEAKAIEHEAREIAALRLRVASDDENLAAWRLQQEDVTEKGRQIRSEHDVAAAELRSVREREGALALRHQLHVGQPCPLCEQTVHALPAPPAVDMATLEQRTLTLEEALLALRDRLSELRANIRALEGTVTRDRSDLYRREEALNSRREALRRLQEQLSGDAAAEARSLLAGLAAELRASGDDPAGQRRALLSEIAMRVSRTEEIRRRAATLEVSLAAAEAALSSAERGMAERQSEFDSAEQVLSTSLAELRLTEAQASSAALPEHEILGLEERYRLWSTVLEKCQGEVADLESTLGGRTFDERELLEARAQCERAEQYVTASRRRAAELAAQLRAGEEKLARKLELEAALARTSRDLDTWSALAQSLRANEFQQFLLAEVESSLLDRAGELLFEISDGRYRLLLESGEYSVQDLWNAGETRGVKTLSGGETFLASLALAIALSDYLAGNHILGALFLDEGFGTLDPQALEAVAGALEKVRTQGRTVGVITHVESLSERLPSRILVSKSVAGSRALRME; encoded by the coding sequence ATGAAGCCGCTCAAGCTGGCCGTGCAGGGCTTCACCTGCTTTCGACAGCACGTCGAAATCGACTTCGAGCACCTGGAACTCTACGCCATTCAGGGCCCGACGGGCAGCGGGAAGTCGAGTCTGCTCGACGCGGTGATGTACGCGCTGTACGGCCAGACGCCGCGCCTAGGCAAGATCGGGCACGACGCGCTGATTTCGCAGGGTGAGCGGGGTCTCTCGATCAGTCTGGAATTCGAGTCGGCCGGTGCGCGCTACCGAGTCGCGCGCGCGCGTGGGCGACGGCAGGCCGACAACGAGGTGCGTTTCGAGACCTGGAACGGTGAACGTTTCGTGACGCTCACCGAAACCAAGAAAGCCGAGACACAACTGGCGATCGAGAAGGTGGTCGGACTCAACTTCGATTCGTTTACCCGCGCCGTGGTCCTGCCGCAAGGACAATTCGACCGTTTTCTGCGAGGCACCGGCAAGGAGCGTCAGGAACTGCTGGGCGCGCTGCTGGACCTCGACCACTACAGACGCATGGCCGAGGTGGCGGGTGAACGCAAGGCGGCCCTGAGCGCCGATCTGCGCGCCCAACAGACCCTGCTCGACGGCGAGTACGCCAGCCTGACGCCAGAGGTACTGGACGGCTGGCGAACTGAAGTGCGGCTGGCCGAGGAGGCCGCCGAGCAGGGTCAGTCGGTGCGTGAGCAGCTGAGCGCTCGGGTCGCCGAGCTGGCCCAGATCGGGGCGCTGCACGCTCAGCTGAGAGCGGCACGCGCTTCACTGAGCGAGCTCGAGGAGCGCCGTGCGGCGACCAACGAAGCCCTGGAGCGCGCCCGCCGTGCCCGCCGGGTCGCGGGCGTTCTGCCGCGCATCGAGGCGCGTGACCGCGCGCAGTCACGCGCTGAGCGGGCGATGGCGGAGGTCAGCGCAGCCCGGCAGACACGTGATGAGCGCGTCGTCGGGGTGCGCGCGGCGCTGCAGCAGTCCCAGGAGGCGCAGAGCGCTCTGCAGGAATGCCCTGCCTTGCAGCGCCGCGCGGACGGCCTGCACGAGGCCGAACGTAAACTGGCAGTGTTGCGGCGTCACGGCGGTTCGCTCGGGCTGACCGACCCATCGCCGCGCGCCTGGGACGAAGACGCTTTTGTGCAGGCACGTGAGCGCGTGAATTTCCAGCAGCAGCTTTCGGTCGAGGCGAAAGCCATCGAACACGAAGCGCGTGAAATTGCCGCCCTGCGGCTGCGGGTGGCGAGCGACGACGAAAATCTGGCCGCCTGGCGCCTTCAGCAAGAAGACGTGACGGAAAAGGGCCGGCAGATTCGCAGTGAGCACGACGTGGCGGCAGCTGAATTGCGTTCCGTGCGCGAACGTGAGGGTGCACTGGCCTTGCGTCACCAGTTGCACGTCGGTCAGCCCTGCCCACTGTGCGAGCAGACGGTGCACGCGCTGCCCGCGCCTCCCGCCGTCGATATGGCTACCCTGGAACAGCGCACCTTAACGCTCGAGGAAGCCCTGCTGGCGCTGCGAGACCGGCTCAGCGAGCTGCGTGCCAACATCCGTGCGCTGGAGGGCACCGTGACCCGGGACCGCTCTGATCTCTATCGCCGTGAAGAGGCGCTCAACTCCCGCCGTGAGGCCCTGAGGCGCCTGCAGGAGCAGCTCTCAGGCGACGCTGCCGCCGAGGCGCGTTCGCTGTTGGCCGGTCTGGCCGCTGAATTGCGTGCCAGCGGTGACGACCCGGCCGGGCAACGGCGCGCGCTGCTGAGCGAAATTGCAATGCGGGTCTCCCGTACCGAGGAAATCCGTCGCCGCGCCGCGACCCTCGAGGTGTCGCTGGCCGCCGCCGAAGCGGCCCTAAGCTCCGCCGAACGCGGTATGGCCGAACGCCAGAGCGAATTCGACAGCGCGGAGCAGGTCCTGAGTACCAGCCTCGCCGAGCTGCGGCTGACCGAAGCGCAGGCCAGTTCGGCAGCGCTGCCCGAGCACGAGATCCTCGGGCTCGAAGAGCGCTACCGGCTGTGGAGCACGGTCCTGGAGAAATGCCAGGGCGAGGTGGCCGATCTGGAGAGCACTTTGGGTGGCCGCACGTTCGACGAGCGGGAGTTGCTTGAAGCGCGAGCGCAGTGTGAGCGTGCCGAGCAGTACGTCACGGCCTCACGGCGCCGCGCCGCGGAACTGGCGGCGCAGCTGCGCGCCGGAGAGGAGAAACTCGCGCGGAAACTCGAACTTGAAGCGGCCCTGGCCCGCACCTCGCGCGATCTGGACACCTGGTCGGCCCTGGCGCAGTCCCTTCGGGCCAACGAGTTCCAGCAGTTTCTGCTGGCTGAAGTCGAATCGAGCCTGCTGGACCGGGCGGGCGAGCTGCTGTTCGAGATCAGCGACGGACGCTACCGCCTGCTGCTGGAAAGCGGTGAGTACAGCGTGCAGGATCTATGGAATGCCGGCGAGACCCGCGGTGTCAAGACCCTTTCGGGAGGCGAGACTTTTCTGGCCAGCCTGGCCCTGGCGATTGCCCTGAGTGATTACCTTGCCGGGAATCATATTCTCGGGGCACTTTTTCTGGACGAGGGATTTGGCACCCTCGATCCGCAGGCCCTGGAAGCGGTGGCGGGCGCCCTCGAAAAGGTCCGTACTCAGGGCCGTACGGTGGGGGTCATTACTCACGTCGAGAGTCTCTCGGAGCGCCTGCCGTCACGCATTCTGGTGAGCAAGAGCGTGGCTGGCAGCCGCGCCCTCCGCATGGAATAA